In Deferribacter desulfuricans SSM1, the following are encoded in one genomic region:
- a CDS encoding O-antigen ligase family protein, with product MINDNYLIKLYNILFISTSLLIVFSHKWLGNIRIILFALSIYIFIKYVPDKKNIFKSKVLINLILFLIYVLVSDLLFFEHIKGANRIINWIIMFFNSIIFIIINKNKKELINYYFFILSISVVSDFLMRNGFAQSRYSGFLNSPNQYAILIVFPLTYLLEKMFYKRDLLELLANIVLSIFLFYIFLKTGARTTFLSAVLVYSFYFIIKAIKYNYMYSILFLLILLISGYFIVHNQSFKNRFVVTVLNFKTDSSFVTRFPIWNSAIECFKDKPLIGYGFNNFRKCYENKLPQYLQKNHKASHINTTNNAHNFFLHFLAETGIIGTILISMIIFIAIYHGMKVNLHFLSIALLISICGFMMNMNLYIREVSFLFFTSIGFIEGYYLAIKNEKSIV from the coding sequence ATGATTAATGATAATTATTTAATAAAACTTTATAACATATTATTTATATCAACTTCACTTTTAATTGTTTTTTCTCACAAGTGGTTAGGTAATATAAGAATAATATTATTTGCTTTGTCAATATACATATTTATTAAATATGTGCCAGATAAAAAAAATATTTTTAAGAGTAAAGTTCTTATAAATTTAATATTATTTCTGATATATGTCTTAGTATCAGACTTATTATTTTTTGAGCATATTAAAGGAGCAAATAGAATTATAAATTGGATAATTATGTTTTTTAATTCAATTATTTTTATTATTATTAATAAGAATAAAAAAGAATTAATAAATTATTATTTTTTTATATTATCCATTTCAGTTGTTTCAGATTTTTTAATGAGAAATGGTTTTGCTCAAAGTAGATATTCTGGTTTTTTAAATTCACCCAATCAATATGCTATTTTAATTGTATTCCCTTTAACTTATTTGCTTGAGAAAATGTTTTATAAACGAGATTTATTAGAACTTTTAGCAAATATTGTTTTATCTATATTTCTATTTTATATTTTTTTAAAAACTGGTGCTAGAACCACTTTTTTAAGTGCTGTATTAGTATACTCTTTTTATTTTATAATTAAAGCTATTAAATATAATTATATGTATTCAATACTATTTTTACTAATTTTGTTAATTTCTGGATATTTTATTGTTCATAACCAGTCATTTAAAAATAGATTTGTAGTCACTGTTCTAAATTTTAAGACTGATAGTTCATTTGTTACAAGATTTCCTATCTGGAATAGTGCTATTGAATGTTTCAAGGATAAGCCTTTAATAGGATATGGTTTTAATAATTTTAGAAAATGCTATGAAAATAAGTTGCCACAATATTTGCAAAAGAATCACAAAGCTTCTCATATAAATACCACTAATAATGCCCATAATTTCTTTTTGCATTTTTTGGCTGAAACTGGAATTATTGGGACAATACTTATTTCTATGATAATATTTATTGCAATTTATCATGGGATGAAAGTTAATTTGCATTTTCTAAGCATTGCATTATTGATATCTATTTGTGGTTTTATGATGAATATGAATCTTTATATTAGAGAAGTATCTTTTTTGTTTTTTACCTCCATAGGTTTTATCGAAGGATATTATTTGGCTATAAAAAATGAAAAAAGTATTGTTTAG
- a CDS encoding glycosyltransferase — translation MKKVLFRITNNLNIGGVQRRIFDVLKELKNDYECHVVVYKEKGVLADKFIKEGIHVHYVPMGSFDLSGIKTLSNLFKNYKADIVHTHSYGGTIRGVLAAKLAGVRKIFSHIHVNMENHWYGKWRINKKKKEFIEKLIHKKYVDKIFFVSDAIKKEYLQGLNFKNLSEKSVVLYNGFNLEKIKIKKNNMIDGVFNIGIACRLSKDKNLLFIVEVIEKLIKHVQNIKFHFIGDGSYKKYLVNEIAKRNLNDYFIFHGMVENVYDKIKDLDLVLMPSYNEGLPASIIEPLLANIPVIAVDNEINREILNIDKGGWVLQNSCEVFVEKILQIYEKYGYLYQNMTFNKYKEVFSMENHINQLRYYYES, via the coding sequence ATGAAAAAAGTATTGTTTAGAATTACAAATAACTTAAATATTGGTGGTGTGCAAAGACGGATATTTGATGTATTGAAAGAGCTTAAAAATGATTATGAATGTCATGTTGTTGTTTATAAAGAAAAAGGGGTACTTGCTGATAAATTTATAAAAGAAGGTATACATGTTCATTATGTACCTATGGGATCATTTGATCTTTCTGGTATTAAAACACTTTCAAATCTTTTTAAGAATTATAAAGCTGATATCGTTCATACACATTCTTATGGGGGAACAATTAGAGGGGTGTTAGCTGCAAAGTTAGCAGGGGTGAGGAAGATATTTTCTCATATTCATGTAAACATGGAAAACCATTGGTATGGTAAATGGAGGATTAATAAAAAAAAGAAAGAATTTATTGAAAAATTAATTCATAAAAAATATGTAGATAAAATATTTTTTGTTTCAGATGCAATTAAAAAGGAATATTTGCAAGGATTGAATTTCAAAAATCTTAGTGAAAAGTCCGTTGTGCTTTATAATGGTTTTAACCTGGAAAAGATAAAAATTAAAAAGAATAACATGATAGATGGGGTATTTAATATTGGTATAGCTTGTAGATTAAGTAAAGATAAAAACTTATTGTTTATTGTAGAAGTGATTGAAAAACTTATTAAACATGTTCAGAATATAAAATTTCATTTTATAGGAGATGGTAGTTATAAAAAATATTTAGTAAATGAAATAGCTAAAAGAAACTTAAATGATTATTTTATTTTTCATGGTATGGTAGAAAATGTTTATGATAAAATTAAAGACTTGGATTTAGTTTTAATGCCTTCTTATAATGAGGGGTTACCTGCTTCTATCATAGAACCTTTACTGGCTAATATCCCTGTAATTGCAGTAGATAATGAAATTAATAGAGAAATTCTCAATATCGACAAGGGGGGATGGGTTTTACAAAATTCATGTGAAGTTTTTGTTGAGAAAATACTCCAAATTTATGAAAAATACGGTTATTTATATCAGAATATGACTTTTAATAAATATAAAGAAGTTTTTTCAATGGAAAACCATATCAATCAACTAAGGTATTATTATGAATCATAA
- a CDS encoding glycosyltransferase family 4 protein: MNHKFRILFITDSKKKSSGGVKQLLYNAEALKELGHKIYLSANKESFVANKKDIFEEVHFIDSKSKLKSGLSLKKFISEKDIDIVHTFHNGGHKIAFLAKLFGGKFKLFINRGVLKVPTNIFIYKSFMIDGFICNSYACKNSLKRIFVSDKKINIIFNCIKSVASDKNFNKDDNRFTVLYIGNSSKIKGFDIFNEIVKRVPTNLDMEFIALGVEKDKLSINVDERINLPGTVKNVSDYLEKAHLFLLTSRSESFPNSLLEAMAFGLGVVAHNVGAVNDLIKDGVNGFKINRLAVSEFVDKLIYLYNNRNLIKKMGHKNRLIVEKLNCKNKALKLLKVYSGDHYLDNFDVILENNCDDF, translated from the coding sequence ATGAATCATAAGTTTAGAATATTATTTATTACTGATTCTAAAAAGAAATCTAGTGGTGGTGTTAAACAATTACTGTATAATGCCGAAGCACTAAAAGAGTTAGGACATAAAATATATCTATCTGCAAATAAAGAATCATTTGTTGCTAATAAAAAAGATATTTTTGAAGAAGTTCATTTTATAGATTCAAAAAGTAAATTAAAATCTGGGTTATCTTTAAAAAAATTTATAAGTGAGAAAGATATTGATATTGTACATACTTTTCATAATGGTGGGCACAAAATTGCATTTTTAGCAAAACTTTTTGGTGGTAAGTTTAAGCTTTTTATAAATAGAGGTGTTTTAAAAGTTCCAACCAATATTTTTATCTATAAAAGCTTTATGATAGATGGTTTCATTTGTAACTCTTATGCTTGTAAAAATAGTCTAAAAAGGATTTTTGTTAGTGATAAAAAAATAAATATTATTTTTAATTGTATCAAATCAGTTGCTTCTGATAAAAATTTTAATAAAGATGATAATAGATTTACAGTTTTATATATAGGAAATTCGAGTAAAATTAAGGGGTTTGATATTTTTAATGAAATTGTAAAGAGAGTTCCTACTAATCTTGATATGGAATTTATAGCTCTTGGAGTAGAAAAAGATAAGCTGAGTATTAATGTTGATGAAAGAATTAATCTGCCAGGTACTGTAAAAAATGTTTCTGACTATTTAGAAAAAGCACATCTTTTTTTACTGACATCTAGATCAGAAAGTTTTCCTAACTCTTTATTAGAAGCTATGGCTTTTGGGTTGGGAGTTGTGGCACACAATGTTGGGGCTGTAAACGATTTAATAAAGGATGGGGTGAACGGGTTTAAAATAAATAGATTAGCTGTGAGTGAGTTTGTGGATAAATTAATTTATTTATATAACAACAGGAATTTGATAAAAAAAATGGGGCATAAGAACAGGCTTATTGTAGAAAAGTTGAATTGTAAAAATAAAGCGTTAAAACTACTCAAAGTGTATTCTGGAGATCATTATCTTGATAACTTTGATGTAATTTTAGAGAATAATTGTGATGATTTTTGA
- a CDS encoding glycosyltransferase — MNIAFITSTHRWGGVKSWMLNFAKELESLGHRCFLFSSDKSFLKKGSNFSLKGFYVKFGFDYNPYVISYFYKMFKSLKIDIIICNVYKEIRTAGVAAKLLSLPVVHRVGLSGDFKDKFDVRLAHRFIVDKIIVPCEGMKNDLINNFEFIEDNDVEFVYNGRKVIGEVKNISKPVKFVISSKVQKTKGHLDLLIVFKKLIKNGITDFTCEIYGEGNLSSYINEDIVKNGLENWIKIKGFCYNLEDILNDYHFGLLTSYSEGLPNVVLEYMACGLPVIATDVGCTKEMIEDGSNGFIYNAGDVETLYKLMYECINMSEDIYMKMAENSLKMIEEKFNLTKNAKTLENILTNLIER; from the coding sequence TTGAATATTGCATTTATAACTTCTACTCATAGGTGGGGTGGTGTTAAAAGTTGGATGTTAAATTTTGCCAAAGAGTTAGAATCTTTAGGGCATAGATGTTTTTTATTCAGCTCTGATAAAAGTTTTTTAAAGAAAGGGTCTAATTTTTCGTTAAAAGGTTTTTATGTAAAATTTGGGTTTGATTACAACCCATACGTGATTAGTTATTTTTATAAGATGTTTAAAAGTCTAAAAATTGATATTATTATTTGCAATGTTTATAAAGAAATAAGAACCGCTGGGGTTGCTGCAAAATTATTATCTCTTCCAGTTGTACACAGGGTGGGATTATCAGGTGATTTTAAAGATAAATTTGACGTAAGATTGGCTCATAGATTTATTGTGGATAAAATTATTGTTCCTTGTGAAGGGATGAAAAACGATTTGATCAATAATTTTGAATTTATAGAAGATAACGATGTGGAATTCGTTTATAATGGTAGAAAAGTTATTGGAGAAGTTAAGAATATTAGTAAACCGGTTAAGTTTGTTATAAGTTCTAAAGTACAAAAAACCAAAGGGCATCTAGATTTATTAATCGTTTTCAAAAAGTTAATAAAAAATGGTATTACTGATTTTACTTGTGAGATATATGGTGAAGGTAATTTGTCTTCATATATTAATGAAGACATAGTCAAAAATGGGCTTGAAAATTGGATAAAAATAAAAGGGTTTTGTTATAATTTAGAAGATATTTTAAATGATTATCATTTTGGTTTATTAACTTCTTATTCAGAAGGATTACCAAATGTAGTGTTGGAATATATGGCGTGTGGTTTGCCAGTTATTGCTACAGATGTTGGTTGTACGAAAGAAATGATAGAAGATGGTTCTAATGGTTTTATATACAACGCTGGGGATGTTGAGACTTTATATAAATTGATGTATGAATGTATTAATATGAGTGAAGATATTTATATGAAAATGGCTGAAAATAGTTTAAAAATGATAGAGGAAAAGTTTAATCTCACAAAAAACGCTAAAACTTTAGAAAATATATTAACAAACTTAATTGAGAGGTAA
- a CDS encoding nucleotide sugar dehydrogenase — MKIAVIGLGYVGLPLAVAFAKEFDVIGFDIKRERVDELKNGIDSTGEVSSEKLKSVSIKFTNNPEDLKEAYFYIVTVPTPIDNHKNPDLKPLIKASEVVGKYLKKGDYVVYESTVYPGVTEEICVPILEQESGLKFINDFKVGYSPERINPGDKIHTFENIIKVVSGCDKESLERIAEVYGKVVKAGIYKAESIKVAEAAKVIENTQRDLNIALMNELALIFDKMNIDTKNVLEAAGTKWNFLKFEPGLVGGHCIGVDPYYLTFKAQEIGYHPQVILAGRKINDYMGKFIAEKTVKLLIKNDKLVKNAKILILGFTFKENIPDIRNTRVIDIYNELIEYGTNPIVYEPVASKEDIESEYEIKMLDSINNINKEFDAIIMAVKHDIFLKELKKKVIENLLTENGVFVDVKGVMKDKLNDARFTYWRL; from the coding sequence ATGAAAATAGCGGTGATTGGTTTAGGGTATGTGGGGCTACCTTTGGCAGTAGCTTTTGCAAAAGAGTTTGATGTGATAGGTTTTGATATAAAAAGAGAAAGGGTAGATGAGCTTAAAAACGGTATAGACTCTACAGGAGAAGTTAGTAGTGAAAAATTGAAAAGTGTATCAATAAAATTCACAAATAACCCAGAAGACTTAAAAGAAGCTTATTTTTATATTGTTACTGTTCCAACCCCTATTGATAATCATAAAAATCCTGATTTAAAACCACTGATTAAAGCGAGTGAAGTTGTTGGTAAGTATTTGAAAAAAGGTGATTATGTTGTTTATGAATCTACAGTTTATCCTGGAGTTACTGAAGAAATATGTGTACCAATTTTGGAGCAAGAATCAGGACTTAAATTTATAAATGATTTTAAAGTAGGTTATTCCCCTGAGCGTATAAATCCTGGTGATAAAATTCATACTTTTGAAAATATAATTAAAGTTGTTTCAGGTTGCGATAAAGAGAGTCTTGAAAGAATAGCGGAGGTCTATGGCAAGGTTGTTAAAGCAGGTATTTACAAAGCTGAAAGTATAAAAGTAGCTGAAGCTGCAAAAGTGATAGAAAATACCCAAAGGGATTTAAACATCGCACTGATGAACGAGTTAGCGCTCATCTTTGATAAAATGAATATAGATACTAAAAATGTTCTTGAGGCGGCTGGAACAAAATGGAATTTTTTAAAGTTTGAGCCCGGTCTTGTGGGTGGTCATTGTATAGGTGTTGACCCATACTATTTAACCTTTAAAGCACAAGAAATTGGTTATCATCCTCAGGTAATTTTAGCTGGGAGAAAGATTAATGATTATATGGGAAAATTTATTGCTGAAAAAACTGTTAAGCTTTTGATTAAAAATGATAAGCTTGTTAAAAACGCTAAAATCCTTATTTTAGGTTTTACTTTCAAAGAAAATATTCCTGATATTAGAAATACAAGAGTAATTGATATTTACAATGAATTAATCGAATATGGCACAAATCCTATTGTTTATGAACCGGTGGCTTCGAAAGAGGATATTGAAAGTGAATATGAAATAAAAATGTTAGATAGTATAAATAATATTAATAAAGAGTTTGATGCAATAATTATGGCAGTTAAACATGATATATTTTTAAAAGAGTTGAAGAAAAAGGTTATTGAAAATTTACTGACAGAAAATGGTGTTTTTGTAGATGTAAAAGGTGTTATGAAAGATAAATTGAACGACGCAAGATTTACTTATTGGAGATTATAA
- a CDS encoding DUF4254 domain-containing protein: MESLKKVGEFAYNLICKWHEDNDYMPDLNNDKLNLLVLQLTRYNYDLWHEEDKARDPDATDSIIANVKRKIDKLNQSRNDTIEKLDEEILSNLKDVKPLENAKMNSETPGSIIDRITINALKIYHMDEQTKREDASREHIEKCKYRLSILKEQAKDLQQCLNELIDDLLNGRKFMKVYRQMKMYNDPNLNPVLYKKNKK; this comes from the coding sequence ATGGAGAGCTTAAAAAAGGTAGGAGAGTTTGCTTATAATTTGATATGTAAATGGCATGAGGATAATGATTATATGCCTGATTTAAATAATGATAAACTTAATTTATTGGTTTTACAACTTACAAGGTACAATTATGACCTTTGGCATGAAGAGGATAAAGCAAGAGATCCAGATGCTACAGATTCCATTATAGCCAATGTGAAAAGAAAAATTGATAAGCTAAATCAAAGTAGAAATGACACCATTGAAAAATTGGATGAAGAGATTTTAAGCAATTTAAAAGATGTGAAACCACTTGAAAATGCGAAAATGAATAGTGAGACACCCGGAAGTATTATTGATAGAATTACAATAAATGCCTTAAAGATATATCACATGGATGAGCAAACAAAAAGGGAAGATGCTTCAAGGGAGCATATCGAAAAGTGCAAATATCGATTGTCAATACTTAAAGAGCAGGCTAAAGATTTACAACAGTGTTTAAATGAATTAATAGATGATTTATTAAATGGTCGAAAATTTATGAAAGTTTATCGACAGATGAAGATGTATAATGACCCAAATCTAAATCCTGTATTGTATAAGAAAAACAAAAAGTAA
- the lpxK gene encoding tetraacyldisaccharide 4'-kinase, with protein MTLPKIVSIGNISLGGTGKTPFTIFLANKLISKGYNVAILSRGYKGKIGYNTNLISDGKNILLKPPLAADEPYMIAVNCQGAIVITGKDRNKSYQYLIENFKNVDFVLLDDAFQHRKMKRDLDILLLDHKNSISTGLPFPFGYLREFPSAIKRADIVVFTRADSFTIPAKVEKYIKDKSTFFSKTKPVGVFYQDNLYDLEFLKDKNVVAFAGIAKNRNFFKLLESLGANLVYTKGFMDHHHYREKEINFLLKIKDRYQADLLITTEKDFVKMDENLKNLVAYLKIGMEINDENRLIQIVE; from the coding sequence ATGACTTTGCCAAAGATAGTTTCGATTGGGAATATTTCTTTAGGTGGGACTGGGAAGACCCCGTTTACAATTTTTTTAGCCAATAAACTTATTTCAAAAGGGTACAATGTAGCCATACTGTCAAGAGGTTACAAAGGGAAAATAGGGTATAATACAAATCTGATATCAGATGGTAAAAATATATTATTAAAGCCACCTTTGGCTGCAGATGAGCCTTATATGATTGCTGTTAACTGTCAAGGAGCTATAGTAATCACTGGCAAAGATAGAAATAAAAGTTATCAATATCTTATAGAAAACTTTAAAAATGTAGATTTTGTTTTACTGGATGATGCTTTTCAGCATCGAAAGATGAAAAGGGATCTGGATATTTTACTTTTAGACCATAAAAATTCTATCTCCACTGGGTTACCATTCCCTTTTGGATATTTGAGAGAATTCCCCTCTGCTATCAAAAGAGCAGATATTGTTGTTTTTACAAGAGCTGATAGTTTTACAATCCCTGCAAAGGTTGAAAAATATATAAAAGATAAGTCAACATTTTTTTCTAAAACCAAGCCTGTTGGTGTTTTTTATCAAGATAATTTATATGATTTAGAATTTTTAAAGGATAAAAATGTAGTTGCCTTTGCAGGTATTGCTAAAAATAGAAATTTTTTCAAGTTGTTAGAATCTCTTGGTGCTAATTTGGTTTATACGAAAGGTTTTATGGATCATCACCACTATAGAGAGAAGGAAATAAATTTTTTGCTTAAAATAAAAGATAGATACCAAGCAGATTTATTGATTACTACAGAAAAAGATTTTGTCAAAATGGATGAAAATTTAAAAAATTTAGTTGCTTATTTAAAAATTGGCATGGAAATTAATGATGAAAATAGGTTAATACAGATAGTAGAATAA
- a CDS encoding ferritin family protein: MSNELLKALKTAYEAEKEGLRTYLKFAKQTKVLSGKNMFIQLALDEVDHMELIEKFTNQIMEGKPLEVIDVPSGRLSKFMPDASDASLQKVDKAELGDEEALKIALEHEKKAHEFYKEEASKATSPEVKEFFEKLAEVEEKHYNIIQAELDTIRNDGFWFDTMEFSVEM; encoded by the coding sequence ATGTCAAACGAATTACTAAAAGCACTTAAAACAGCCTATGAAGCAGAAAAAGAGGGGTTGAGGACTTATTTAAAGTTTGCAAAACAAACAAAGGTTTTATCAGGGAAAAATATGTTTATCCAGCTTGCTCTGGATGAAGTAGATCATATGGAACTGATTGAAAAATTTACAAATCAAATAATGGAAGGGAAACCATTGGAAGTTATAGATGTTCCATCTGGACGTTTGTCAAAGTTTATGCCAGATGCCAGTGATGCAAGCTTACAAAAGGTTGATAAAGCAGAATTGGGGGATGAAGAAGCTTTAAAGATTGCATTGGAACATGAGAAAAAAGCTCATGAATTTTATAAAGAAGAAGCTTCAAAAGCAACCAGTCCTGAAGTAAAAGAGTTTTTTGAAAAATTAGCCGAAGTTGAAGAGAAACATTACAACATTATTCAGGCTGAGCTTGATACTATCAGAAACGATGGATTCTGGTTTGATACCATGGAGTTTTCCGTAGAAATGTAA
- a CDS encoding aminotransferase class I/II-fold pyridoxal phosphate-dependent enzyme yields MNPLAQELNELIKQDNPAVIDMLSTLGKNLFMPKGILTQSAEAKEKAHKFNATIGIATEGDKPMYLDCIYEALDEFKPKDLFPYAPATGKPELRKVWKEKMIKENPSLAGKLIGTPIVTNALTHGLSIVADMFIDEGDYIVTPDKFWGNYRLTFCVRRGGEVATFDTFTADGGFNVDGLLEKVRDCGAAKGKVVVLLNFPNNPSGYMPTVDEAKRIADGLVEIAEEGVKIVAVTDDAYFGLFYEDSIKESLFGLLANRSNNLLAIKLDGATKEEYVWGFRVGFITFAATEPKEQNNLLTALEKKVAGLIRGTISNCPHPSQTFVLRALNHPDFAKQKAEKYEIMKARALKVKEVLSSGKYSDEFDYYPFNSGYFMCLKLKNVEAEALRVHLLDKYGVGTISVNKTDLRIAFSCIDVNDVEELFELIYKGCKDLH; encoded by the coding sequence ATGAACCCATTAGCTCAAGAATTAAACGAATTGATCAAGCAGGATAACCCAGCTGTCATTGATATGTTATCAACTTTAGGTAAAAATTTATTTATGCCAAAAGGGATTTTAACTCAGTCTGCAGAGGCAAAAGAAAAAGCACATAAATTTAATGCGACAATCGGTATTGCCACAGAAGGTGACAAGCCAATGTACCTTGATTGTATTTATGAAGCTCTTGATGAGTTTAAACCAAAAGATTTATTCCCTTATGCTCCTGCTACAGGTAAACCAGAGCTTAGAAAAGTATGGAAAGAGAAAATGATTAAGGAAAACCCTTCTTTAGCAGGTAAACTCATAGGGACTCCTATTGTAACAAACGCTTTAACTCATGGTTTGAGTATAGTAGCAGATATGTTTATTGATGAAGGTGACTATATTGTGACACCTGATAAATTCTGGGGTAATTACAGATTGACATTTTGTGTGAGAAGGGGGGGAGAAGTAGCGACTTTTGATACTTTTACTGCTGATGGTGGATTTAATGTGGATGGTTTATTAGAAAAAGTAAGAGATTGTGGGGCTGCCAAAGGTAAAGTAGTTGTTTTACTTAACTTCCCAAATAACCCATCCGGTTATATGCCTACAGTTGATGAAGCTAAAAGAATCGCTGATGGTTTGGTAGAAATAGCGGAAGAAGGGGTAAAAATTGTTGCTGTTACAGATGATGCTTATTTTGGGCTATTTTACGAAGATTCGATAAAGGAATCACTTTTTGGTCTTTTGGCTAATAGATCAAACAATCTTTTGGCTATAAAATTGGACGGTGCCACAAAAGAAGAGTATGTGTGGGGATTTCGTGTTGGTTTTATCACTTTTGCTGCTACAGAGCCAAAGGAGCAAAATAACTTATTAACTGCTTTAGAAAAGAAAGTGGCGGGTTTAATTAGAGGTACTATTTCTAATTGTCCACACCCATCTCAAACATTTGTATTAAGAGCGTTAAATCACCCAGATTTTGCTAAACAGAAAGCTGAAAAGTATGAAATTATGAAAGCAAGAGCTTTAAAAGTGAAAGAAGTTTTAAGTAGTGGTAAATATAGTGATGAGTTTGATTATTATCCATTTAACTCTGGTTATTTTATGTGTTTGAAATTAAAAAATGTTGAAGCTGAAGCATTAAGAGTGCATTTGCTTGATAAATATGGAGTAGGAACAATTTCAGTAAACAAAACCGATTTAAGAATTGCTTTTAGCTGTATTGATGTCAATGATGTAGAAGAGTTGTTTGAGTTGATATATAAAGGTTGTAAGGATTTGCATTAA
- the yedF gene encoding sulfurtransferase-like selenium metabolism protein YedF, translating to MVVDARGKACPTPVIMTKKALESIKEGVITVLVDNFASKENVSKFAASQGLTCEISEKDGYFELVIAKGYTCDIVKNEEKDDSKSKSKIVLYVGSDAIGSGSDELGKILMKGFIENIINLELMPSTIIFVNSGVFLTTKNDDTVKALKELEEKGVEILSCGTCLTHFDLMNDLKVGEVTDAFKVMQRLFDADKVIRL from the coding sequence ATGGTAGTAGATGCAAGAGGAAAAGCTTGTCCAACTCCTGTTATTATGACTAAAAAAGCTCTTGAGAGCATTAAAGAAGGGGTTATTACAGTTTTAGTTGATAATTTTGCTTCAAAAGAAAATGTATCAAAGTTTGCTGCAAGTCAGGGGTTGACTTGTGAGATTAGTGAAAAAGATGGTTATTTTGAACTTGTTATAGCAAAAGGCTATACTTGCGATATTGTTAAAAATGAAGAAAAAGATGATAGTAAATCAAAGAGTAAAATAGTGCTGTATGTCGGTAGTGATGCAATAGGTAGTGGAAGTGACGAGCTTGGTAAGATATTAATGAAAGGGTTTATTGAAAATATTATAAATCTAGAACTAATGCCATCTACAATCATTTTTGTAAATAGTGGTGTATTTCTTACTACTAAAAATGATGATACGGTAAAAGCTTTAAAAGAGCTTGAAGAAAAAGGGGTAGAAATTTTAAGTTGTGGAACATGCTTAACCCATTTTGATCTTATGAATGATCTAAAAGTTGGTGAAGTAACTGATGCTTTTAAGGTAATGCAAAGGCTGTTTGATGCTGACAAAGTTATCAGACTTTAA
- the selD gene encoding selenide, water dikinase SelD, producing MIKLTHLAKAAGUAAKIGPEDLNEALNGLKIYRDGNVIVSFETNDDSGVYKINDDKYLVQSVDFITPVVDDPYTFGRIAAINSLSDIYAMGGDPITALSILMYSCEIDSEIIKAMMQGACDELAKVKCNLVGGHTVDDNEVKLGFSVTGMITGDKIYKNCTARENDKIIYTKPLGIGVLSTALKGEMTTDDENKILEDVMLLSNYDASKIMKKYDVSACTDITGYGLAGHLYEVAKGSNKTLVINYEDINFLSPAVKYAEMGIIPAGAYFNKQFIEYFVDYSKVDEKYRMLLFDPQTSGGLAIFVSEDDAENLLNDLKDSGYSDVKIIGEVKNFKEKFLIFT from the coding sequence GTGATTAAATTAACTCATTTAGCAAAAGCTGCAGGGTGAGCAGCTAAAATAGGTCCGGAGGACCTAAACGAAGCGCTTAATGGATTAAAAATATATAGAGATGGCAATGTAATTGTGTCTTTTGAGACGAATGATGATAGTGGTGTTTATAAAATCAATGATGATAAATATTTAGTGCAATCTGTTGATTTCATTACTCCAGTAGTTGATGATCCATACACTTTTGGAAGAATTGCTGCGATAAATTCTCTCAGTGATATTTATGCGATGGGAGGAGATCCAATAACTGCTCTTTCTATTTTGATGTATTCCTGTGAAATAGATAGTGAAATAATAAAAGCTATGATGCAGGGTGCATGTGATGAGCTTGCAAAAGTAAAGTGCAATCTTGTTGGTGGTCATACGGTAGATGATAATGAAGTAAAATTGGGTTTTTCTGTAACAGGTATGATAACAGGTGATAAGATTTATAAAAATTGTACAGCAAGAGAAAACGATAAAATTATTTATACCAAGCCTTTGGGGATTGGTGTTTTATCAACTGCTTTAAAAGGTGAGATGACAACAGATGATGAAAATAAGATTTTAGAAGATGTAATGCTGTTATCAAATTATGATGCTAGTAAGATTATGAAAAAGTATGATGTTTCTGCTTGCACAGATATCACAGGCTATGGATTAGCAGGGCATTTATATGAGGTTGCAAAAGGATCAAATAAGACTTTAGTGATAAATTATGAAGATATAAATTTTTTAAGTCCTGCTGTAAAGTATGCAGAGATGGGTATTATCCCTGCTGGTGCATATTTCAATAAGCAGTTTATTGAATATTTTGTGGATTACTCAAAAGTTGACGAAAAATATAGGATGCTCTTGTTTGATCCACAGACTTCTGGGGGGCTTGCCATATTTGTATCTGAAGATGATGCTGAAAATCTTTTAAACGACTTAAAAGATAGTGGTTATTCTGATGTAAAGATTATAGGTGAAGTGAAAAATTTTAAAGAAAAGTTCCTGATTTTTACCTAA